Proteins encoded by one window of Arabidopsis thaliana chromosome 2, partial sequence:
- a CDS encoding BSD domain-containing protein — MSWLFKSRGDDDHDPDPDPSTTHGGVKEDLSSLLRGVAAFLAPPPSPPVNERRLSSDNSPTQLGLLGIRNDLAEIRGNFSNFASNLLQFPSNLRDRESSRRSPLNDQVPGISEEVVDFAVKISTKPGCWTDFPLSLDTEFELSEAQRAHASAIEDLVPGLVAVKNQVSSYMDDEHFWLIYFILLMPRLNGHDFELLATCKVFETRDQLLLKLQKKETGSSKSTTGHETPEEGSSRETETVEGVIDKIETLKIEQREISDESSEEQRRSFRDEEVISFSDLDVDDLSEKPSPNRSTLKRPASNASGSSWVQLSKSQVGHSKDSEGDSSDWLPIGDSD; from the exons ATGTCTTGGCTCTTCAAATCTCGCGGCGATGACGATCACGATCCCGATCCCGATCCTTCCACAACTCATGGCGGTGTCAAAGAAGATTTATCTTCCTTACTCCGTGGCGTCGCAGCTTTCCTGGCACCGCCTCCTTCTCCACCTGTAAACGAACGCCGACTCTCCTCTGATAATTCACCAACTCAGCTAGGTCTTCTCGGGATCCGCAACGATCTAGCCGAGATTCGTGGAAATTTCTCCAATTTCGCATCTAATTTACTCCAATTTCCTAGTAATctaagagatagagaaagtaGTAGAAGATCTCCGTTGAACGATCAAGTTCCTGGAATCTCTGAAGAAGTAGTCGATTTCGCTGTTAAAATCTCGACGAAACCTGGTTGTTGGACAGATTTTCCATTGTCACTCGATACTG AATTTGAACTGTCTGAGGCTCAAAGGGCACATGCATCAGCCATTGAAGATTTGGTTCCTGGCCTTGTAGCTGTGAAGAATCAAGTTAGTAGTTACATGGATGATGAACACTTCTGgctgatttattttattttgctgaTGCCGAGACTGAATGGGCATGATTTTGAACTCTTAGCAACATGCAAG GTATTTGAAACAAGGGATCAACTTTTACTAAAGCtgcaaaagaaagagacaggGTCAAGCAAGAGCACTACTGGTCACGAAACTCCTGAAGAAGGTAGCAGTAGGGAAACAGAAACCGTTGAGGGAGTCATTGACAAGATAGAGACTCTAAAAATTGAGCAAAGGGAGATAAGTGATGAGTCATCTGAAGAACAACGGAGGAGTTTCAGAGATGAAGAGGTAATCTCCTTTAGTGATTTAGATGTCGATGATCTCTCGGAGAAGCCAAGTCCCAACAGGAGTACACTGAAAAGACCAGCATCAAACGCAAGCGGGTCAAGCTGGGTTCAGCTCAGCAAGAGCCAAGTTGGACATAGCAAGGATTCGGAAGGTGATTCCAGTGACTGGCTTCCAATTGGCGATTCTGATTAA
- a CDS encoding uncharacterized protein (unknown protein; BEST Arabidopsis thaliana protein match is: unknown protein (TAIR:AT2G07215.1); Has 30201 Blast hits to 17322 proteins in 780 species: Archae - 12; Bacteria - 1396; Metazoa - 17338; Fungi - 3422; Plants - 5037; Viruses - 0; Other Eukaryotes - 2996 (source: NCBI BLink).) — protein sequence MRAIIQTLEGNLLLLRSRIVDKSSTNKVVDESMVTVKRLSNVNKGAKDMNLVGTRSTTPSSAFAKNRWVLSPKKTKEIKEFHTKLVVGISHKRIEKFMLKLDPNPGSNGEWEVLEVGKWANIGDRAHQRKPSIPDCWARSVGSAAATVERVNKLHDGSGAEAITTANGLAKERRRSLREPKGPADLVTMRRRRQGSGWKDWSPMKLKASQTVFFDSQGLDRECSLLGGHILPMSENTASKKIQQQRRTR from the exons ATGAGAGCTATAATCCAAACACTTGAAGGGAATTTGTTACTTTTAAGATCAAGGATTGTTGACAAATCTTCCACGAACAAAGTAGTGGATGAGAGTATGGTTACTGTCAAAAGACTTAGTAACGTTAACAAGGGCGCCAAAGACATGAATCTCGTCGGGACGAGAAGTACTACACCAAGTAGTGCTTTTGCAAAG AACAGGTGGGTCCTCTCTCCCAAGAAGACCAAGGAGATTAAGGAATTCCACACAAAGCTTGTAGTCG GGATCTCTCACAAGAGAATTGAGAAGTTCATGTTGAAGCTTGATCCAAACCCGGGGAGTAATGGTGAATGGGAGGTTCTTGAAGTTG GGAAATGGGCCAACATTGGAGACAGGGCCCATCAAAGAAAACCCTCGATTCCAGATTGTTGGGCAAGGAGCGTTGGGAGTGCGGCGGCTACGGTAGAGAG GGTGAACAAGCTGCATGACGGGTCCGGCGCTGAGGCTATAACAACGGCTAATGGTTTGGCAAAAGAACGTCGGAGAAGCCTTAGGGAGCCGAAAGGTCCCGCAGATCTAGTAACGATGAGGAGGCGGAGACAAGGCTCAGGTTGGAAGGATTGGTCGCCTATGAAATTGAAAGCTTCACAAACTGTTTTCTTTGATTCGCAAGGTTTGGACAGAGAGTGTAGCTTGCTCGGAGGCCACATTTTGCCTATGTCGGAGAATACTGCTTCAAAGAAGATTCAACAGCAAAGAAGAACTCGATAG